The genomic stretch CCATACGTACCGCCTCGCCGTGACCTTGGAGGGAAAGCCGGACAACGAAGGCATGCTCTTCGACTTTGTAGAGTTGAAGGGTGTGGTTCAGGGCGCTGTTTTGAGCGAGCTCGACCACGCATATTTGAACGACATAATCGATCAGCCTACGGCGGAAAACATCGCTATGTGGATATGGCGACGCCTGGAGGGATCGGTTAGGCGGCCCAACTGCGATCTCAAGTCCGTGCAGGTATGGGAGACGGCAGATTGTTCAGTGACCGTGGAGGCCGGCGATATGAGTTAAGGCACTGCGATTTTTTAAGCGAATCAAAACGTACGCACAAATAGGATTTGGGACCTGTGGCGCCTTGACAGCACTTTTCTCGTTGTATACACTATGGCAGTTCTTGCAGGGCGGCAAGGCGAAGCGTAGGAAACAATCTAAGCGATCGGGAATCGAGGATCCTCGACGATGCCAAAAACAAAGCGACTGTTGTTTGTTATCGTTTTATCTTCGACCGCGGTTGTATTTTTTTGCCCGGTCTCTGTGTTGACGATAAGAGATGCGAACGATACTATCGTTTATGCCGTAACTATCGGAATAAACGATACTTTTTCAATAAAGTTTACGCATTCGGTCGCAAAAAGGCCGGTGGTGGAGACGTTCGGCTTTAGTGCCGGGAAGAAGATAACGTTGCTGGAGACCGAGTATGATTCCTTCGGTGCGGGTTTGCCTTTTGAGGTGAAGGGCGGGCAGAGATTTATCGCAAAAGATGGCAAATTTAAGATCGTCGGCTATAATTACGAGGTTCCCGATCTCGTAATAAGGGTGGGCAGGTTTGCAGATCACCTCTTTGTTTTCCGTGGTGAGGAGAT from Acetomicrobium sp. S15 = DSM 107314 encodes the following:
- the queD gene encoding 6-carboxytetrahydropterin synthase QueD, whose translation is MLLRREFTFDAAHRLSKYHGKCERLHGHTYRLAVTLEGKPDNEGMLFDFVELKGVVQGAVLSELDHAYLNDIIDQPTAENIAMWIWRRLEGSVRRPNCDLKSVQVWETADCSVTVEAGDMS
- a CDS encoding DUF1850 domain-containing protein, which encodes MPKTKRLLFVIVLSSTAVVFFCPVSVLTIRDANDTIVYAVTIGINDTFSIKFTHSVAKRPVVETFGFSAGKKITLLETEYDSFGAGLPFEVKGGQRFIAKDGKFKIVGYNYEVPDLVIRVGRFADHLFVFRGEEIRLVDLAKAGEALVFSVEEVPLLWYVSERFLQR